One Dromiciops gliroides isolate mDroGli1 chromosome 3, mDroGli1.pri, whole genome shotgun sequence DNA segment encodes these proteins:
- the LOC122751546 gene encoding biogenesis of lysosome-related organelles complex 1 subunit 2-like — MFSKMATYLTGDLMAKGEEYKLLENMNKLTILNYLEMKAIAVNVNRNLNDLNEKYAALQTYLDQITLIEEQAVALEQAAYKLDAYSKKLEAKYKKLQR, encoded by the coding sequence ATGTTTTCCAAAATGGCCACATACCTGACAGGTGATCTGATGGCTAAAGGTGAAGAATATAAACTTCTGGAAAATATGAATAAGCTGACTATCTTGAATTACCTAGAAATGAAAGCTATTGCAGTAAATGTAAATAGAAACCTAAATGACTTAAATGAGAAATATGCAGCACTTCAAACTTATCTGGATCAGATCACTTTAATTGAGGAGCAAGCAGTAGCTCTTGAGCAGGCAGCCTACAAGTTGGATGCATATTCAAAGAAACTAGAAGCAAAGTACAAGAAGTTACAGAGATGA